In Candida dubliniensis CD36 chromosome 6, complete sequence, the following are encoded in one genomic region:
- a CDS encoding protein transport protein, putative (Similar to S. cerevisiae SEC9;~In S. cerevisiae: t-SNARE protein important for fusion of secretory vesicles with the plasma membrane): MGIKKMFQKKEPTEQEIREELSRVGISTRSNNTRQEKFGAFKNYAQERANMKPQLGPVGGNPYANINPGNNNNNNSNPYANNSNDSGNGNNPYGGGGSSSTSSTNNNPYGSSGGNGNGRGSSSSSPYASTTSTTTRSSNPYGNNNGSRSSQNASSPYAKSTNNSSYSNSPYSGSTVNNSNSSGGTGTGTVGNPYAGGRSSSSQKPRDNVYNATRTSTRQTQGYGGDTDSTLDLNAIPSHQMFDNKKPIKRNQQQQQPANDYNLDLNDEYGGDGEEEEDLNLDISEVPEEQQEINSEDEEVEAIKQDIKFTKQESVQSTRNTLRMAQEADASGTNTLGMLGSQSERLYNAEQNLLLAETQTQIADEKVKELKRLNRSIFIPANGNPFNKKSRLRQQEEKIKNQKLQEKYIRETNRQEMFASEQRIKQGITNNSTNNDIYNKYQDEKNLSAAKRYQFENDSEDDDMEKEIASNLNQIDQYAKKLKGLANTMGTEVDNQNTRLKKIEESADKLDINVHMNTTRLNNIR, encoded by the coding sequence ATGGGTATTAAGAAAATGtttcaaaagaaagaacCAACTGAACAAGAAATTCGAGAAGAATTAAGTCGAGTTGGGATTTCTACAAGATCAAATAATACTCGACAAGAGAAATTTGGAgcatttaaaaattatgCTCAAGAACGAGCTAATATGAAACCACAATTAGGACCAGTTGGAGGGAATCCTTATGCCAATATTAATCCtggcaataataataataataatctgaATCCTTATGCCAATAATAGCAATGATagtggtaatggtaataatccttatggtggtggtggtagtagtagtacttcatctactaataataatccttATGGAAGTTctggtggtaatggtaatggaAGGggatcatcatcatctagTCCTTAtgcatcaacaacatctaCCACCACTAGATCATCAAATCCATATGGGAATAACAATGGTTCTAGATCCAGTCAAAATGCTTCTAGTCCATATGCCAAATCAActaataattcatcataTAGTAACTCACCATATTCTGGATCAACAGTAaacaatagtaatagtagtggtggtaCTGGTACTGGTACTGTTGGTAACCCTTATGCTGGTGGTAGAAGTTCACTGTCTCAAAAACCACGAGACAATGTATATAATGCTACTCGTACATCAACTAGACAAACCCAAGGATATGGAGGTGATACTGATTCAACTCTTGATCTTAATGCCATTCCTTCACATCAAAtgtttgataataaaaaacccattaaaagaaatcaacaacaacaacaacctgccaatgattataatttaGATTTGAATGATGAATATGGAGGAGAcggagaagaagaagaagatttgaatttagatATTAGTGAAGTACCTgaagaacaacaagaaatcaattctgaagatgaagaagttgaagcCATTAAACAAGACATTAAATTCACTAAACAAGAATCGGTTCAAAGTACAAGAAATACACTTAGAATGGCTCAAGAAGCTGATGCATCAGGTACAAATACATTAGGAATGTTAGGATCACAACTGGAACGATTATATAATGCTGaacaaaatttattattagcaGAAACTCAAACTCAAATAGCTGATGAAAAAgttaaagaattaaaacGATTAAATCGATCAATTTTTATACCTGCTAATGGTAATccttttaataaaaaatctCGATTACgtcaacaagaagaaaaaattaagaatcaaaaattacaagaaaaatatattcGAGAAACTAATCGTCAAGAAATGTTTGCTAGTGAACAACGTATAAAACAAGGAATTACTAATAATTctactaataatgatatttataataaatatcaagatgaaaaaaatttatcgGCTGCTAAAAGatatcaatttgaaaatgatagtgaagatgatgatatggaaaaagaaattgctctgaatttgaatcaaattgatcaatatgctaaaaaattaaaaggTTTAGCTAATACTATGGGTACTGAAGTCGATAATCAAAATACtagattgaaaaaaattgaagaaagtGCTGATAAATTGGATATTAATGTTCATATGAATACAACTAGATTGAATAATATTCGTtag
- a CDS encoding delta 12-fatty acid desaturase, putative (Similar to Pichia pastoris FAD2;~In C. albicans: involved in production of linoleic acid, which is a major component of membranes), translating into MTAATTSFSSGFNNNPNNDSTDSSATISKSGNIASFTSTSSSYQTNLTAIDTYGNEFKVPDYTIKDILSAIPTHCYERRLLQSLSYVFRDIFCMIVLGFIANNYIHLIPNQFIRFLAWTSYVWCQGLFGTGIWVLAHECGHQAFSDYGNINDFVGWILHSYLLVPYFSWKFSHGKHHKATGHLTRDMVFVPKTKEEFLQNRGVKDLDDLLGDSPMYSLLTLIFQQTFGWISYLIANVSGQKYPDVSFLKVNHFNPNSLIFDKKDYWYILLSDLGILLQFFNLYIWYQNFGGFNLLINYILPYFLVNHWLVFITYLQHSDPQMPHYEASQWTFARGAAATIDREFGFVGKHIFHDIIETHVLHHNVSRIPFYNAREASEAIKKVMGIHYQHSDENMWVSLWKSARWCQYVDGNNGVMMYRNVNGFGVDPKKQTH; encoded by the coding sequence ATGACAGCTGCTACAACTTCCTTTTCATCAGGATTCAATAACAACCCCAATAATGATTCTACTGATAGTTCTGCTACTATTAGTAAATCAGGTAATATTGCCAGTTTCACTTCTACTTCCTCATCATATCAAACCAATTTAACTGCTATTGATACTTATGGTAATGAATTTAAAGTTCCTGATTATACTattaaagatattttaTCAGCTATTCCAACTCATTGTTATGAACGTAGATTATTACAATCATTATCTTACGTTTTCCGTGATATTTTTTGTATGATAGTATTAGGTTTTATTgctaataattatattcatttaattcctaatcaatttattagatttttAGCTTGGACAAGTTATGTTTGGTGTCAAGGATTATTTGGTACGGGGATTTGGGTTTTAGCTCATGAATGTGGTCATCAAGCTTTTAGTGATTATggtaatattaatgattttgttggttGGATATTACATTCTTATTTATTAGTACCATATTTTTCATGGAAATTTAGTCATGGTAAACATCATAAAGCTACTGGTCATCTTACTAGAGATATGGTATTTGTTCCTAAAACAAAGGAAGAATTTTTACAAAATCGTGGAGTTAAAGATTTAGATGATTTATTAGGTGATTCCCCCATgtattcattattaacaTTAATTTTCCAACAAACTTTTGGTTGGATTAGTTATTTAATAGCTAATGTAAGTGGACAAAAATATCCTgatgtttcatttttaaaagtTAATCATTTTAATCCAAATTCACttatttttgataaaaaagattattggtatattttattatctgATTTAGGAATTTTAttacaattttttaatctttatatttggtatcaaaattttggtggatttaatttattaattaattatattttacCTTATTTTTTAGTTAATCATTGGTTAGTTTTCATTACTTATTTACAACATTCTGATCCACAAATGCCTCATTATGAAGCTAGTCAATGGACTTTTGCTCGTGGTGCTGCTGCTACTATTGATCGTgaatttggatttgttgGTAAACATATTTTCCatgatattattgaaacTCATGTTTTACATCATAATGTTTCTCGTATTCCATTTTATAATGCTCGTGAAGCTAGTGAAGCCATTAAAAAAGTTATGGGgattcattatcaacataGTGATGAAAATATGTGGGTTTCATTATGGAAATCAGCTAGATGGTGTCAATATGTCGATGGTAATAATGGTGTTATGATGTATAGAAATGTTAATGGATTTGGTGTTGATCCTAAAAAGCAAACTCATTAA
- a CDS encoding farnesyl cysteine-carboxyl methyltransferase, putative (Similar to S. cerevisiae STE14;~In S. cerevisiae: farnesyl cysteine-carboxyl methyltransferase, mediates the carboxyl methylation step during C-terminal CAAX motif processing of a-factor and RAS proteins in the endoplasmic reticulum, localizes to the ER membrane), whose amino-acid sequence MTLSTIFSKRNLSRYNPEKVNLLKIVLKSFLLGSLFTINLYNLLFTFNKFWYQINLFIIFLIIFHNLEFINTVLFNNSQVDDDSFILEDKEMFIINLLSIIEHIIIHNYDYFNLKFYTDSKFVYGIGLILIIIGQFIRSLSMYTAKSSFNHYIQKEKKESKTSSSVALEQIDNTDDNNDVDADDDMGHKLITTGIYSIFRHPSYFGFFIWFLGLQIFLNNIIVLIIGGIILWKFFNERIQFEEIYLVKFFGIDYINYRNKTKTWMMI is encoded by the coding sequence ATgacattatcaacaattttttcaaaacgGAATTTATCAAGATATAATCCTGAAAAAGTCAATTTACTTAAAATTgtattaaaatcatttttattaggTAGTTTATTcacaattaatttatataatttattatttacatttaataaattttggtatcaaattaatttatttataatttttttaataattttccataatttagaatttattaatactgtattatttaataattctcaagttgatgatgattcatttatattagaagataaagaaatgtttataattaatttattatcaataatagaacatataataattcataattatgattattttaatttgaagttttatactgattcaaaatttgtttatggaattggattaattttgattattatagGACAATTTATTCGAAGTTTAAGTATGTATACTgcaaaatcatcatttaatcattatattcaaaaagagaaaaaggaaTCAAAAACGTCTAGTTCCGTTGCACTTGAACAAATAGATAATACCGACGACAACAATGATGTTGatgctgatgatgatatggGTCATAAATTAATAACTACAGGGATTTATCTGATATTTCGTCATCCATCatattttggatttttcaTTTGGTTTTTAGGtttacaaatttttttaaataatataattgtattaattattggtggaattatattatggaaattttttaatgaaagaattcaatttgaagaaatttattTAGTGAAGttttttggaattgattatataaattatcgtaataaaactaaaacttgGATGATGATATGA
- a CDS encoding farnesyl cysteine-carboxyl methyltransferase, putative (quoted orthologue was deleted from CGD Assembly 20, but definitely appears to be an ORF in the relevant region of C. albicans chromosome 6; possible annotation error in CGD?;~Similar to S. cerevisiae STE14;~In S. cerevisiae: farnesyl cysteine-carboxyl methyltransferase, mediates the carboxyl methylation step during C-terminal CAAX motif processing of a-factor and RAS proteins in the endoplasmic reticulum, localizes to the ER membrane) has protein sequence MTPLTYNPKDNNLLEIFLTCFIMGITFTISIILLLITSFSFSNNKYIWLIIYSFLLHGFFLMEFINTSLYQYNSVTSKSFLIYGNKGNKQFWNLQLLTIWEYLLLRLDKFNWIIINYLPNNNACCWWYLVIQILGLSISLLGLFIRHLAMKTCGLSFNHYLTTTFNNKQHDKLITHGIYKYIRHPSYLGFWLFCIGIQLMLLNIGNLILSIYILNWFFKIRIQYEENQLIIKYGDKYINYQQTTKSKILIPFI, from the coding sequence ATGACGCCACTAACATATAATCCTAAAGacaataatttattagaaatCTTCCTTACTTGTTTTATCATGGGTATTACATTCACCATATCCATCATACTACTATTAATAACATCTTTCTCcttttctaataataaatacatttggttaattatttattcttttttattacatggatttttcttaatggaatttattaatacatcattatatcaatataattcagttacttcaaaatcatttttaatttatggTAATAAAGgtaataaacaattttggaatttacaattattaacCATTTGggaatatttattattaagattagataaatttaattggataattatcaattatttgcCTAACAATAATGCctgttgttggtggtattTGGTTATACAAATATTAGGATTAAGTATTAGTTTATTGGGATTATTTATTCGTCATTTAGCTATGAAAACTTGTGGATTATCATttaatcattatttaaCCACcacttttaataataaacaacatGACAAGTTAATTACTCATggaatttataaatatattagaCATCCTAGTTATTTAGGATTTTGGTTATTTTGTATTGGTATACAATTAAtgttattaaatattggtaatttaatattatcaatttatattttgaattggtttttcaaaattcgAATTCAATATgaagaaaatcaattaataattaaatatggtgataaatatattaattatcaacaaactacaaaatcaaaaatattaattccATTTATATAA
- a CDS encoding subunit of the ARP2/3 complex, putative (Similar to S. cerevisiae ARC18;~In S. cerevisiae: subunit of the ARP2/3 complex, which is required for the motility and integrity of cortical actin patches), producing the protein MPAYHSTFLAEEQNQSINSGIRTIGNLSLLPFHTNFRGPIYPPQTNSSDNDYDIIEEILDLFRANSFFKNFEIKGNSDRLLIYGILFINQCLTKLTKFTNAKEATKLLINLSVDNFHLPGDIGFPLNSLYIAPANKNEYELLKNYLTQFRQELSDRLIKRIYKDDPNVPSKHWLAFTKRKFMNKSL; encoded by the coding sequence ATGCCAGCTTATCATTCAACATTTTTAGCAGAagaacaaaatcaaagtaTCAATTCTGGAATTCGAACCATTggtaatttatcattattaccattCCATACTAATTTCCGAGGTCCAATTTATCCACCACAAACAAACTCATCAgataatgattatgatataattgaagaaatattaGATTTATTTCGAGccaattcatttttcaaaaattttgaaattaaaggAAATTCTGATcgattattaatttatggaatattatttataaatcaatgTTTAACTAAATTAACTAAATTTACTAATGCAAAAGAAGCCAcgaaattattaattaatttaagtGTTGATAATTTCCATTTACCAGGAGATATTGGATTCCCATTAAATTCTTTATATATTGCTCCagcaaataaaaatgaatacgaattattgaaaaattatttaactCAATTTAGACAAGAATTAAGTGATCGattaattaaaagaatttataAAGATGATCCAAATGTTCCAAGTAAACATTGGTTAGCttttacaaaaagaaaattcatGAATAAAAGTTTATAG
- a CDS encoding APC/C activator protein, putative (Similar to S. cerevisiae CDC20;~In S. cerevisiae: cell-cycle regulated activator of anaphase-promoting complex/cyclosome (APC/C), which is required for metaphase/anaphase transition; directs ubiquitination of mitotic cyclins, Pds1p, and other anaphase inhibitors; potential Cdc28p substrate) — MSLVSPNSKPTIFKNNNILLKNDSIDPPTKSKSPTRKPSNVSLSAAPSANNASISPSKRHYLQQMSPNISNRTVHLPNDTPLKQQSLKRSSISSSNSGAGVGASAEVAADSSSTTTIKPIAKPTSKFQRPQLPPSLRPPINGRSKTAILPSLSKSTSSLTTTHSSTQSLSNPFILRRANSLISQGGSSSLSDLHQQQQSSTTSSDRFIPSRYNSVTGKLDTSNEVPLPNAAPEVHIKAQTSKIYQHHVAEACGLEMNSRILLYQPLPPERKKPVNLVRQLSNQSSSLTPGASNIPNSQLFRTSFLTKSGTLTPSAAAARANKIPNAPERVLDAPGLIDDFYLNLLAWSSTNLLAIGLEDAVYVWNASTGSVGLLCELADKTLVTSLRWSQDGSYISIGKDDGLIEIWDIESNSKLRTLNCDNHLTRIASQSWNQHVLTSGSRMGHIYFSDVRVANHLVNKNQEAHSAEICGIEYRPVGTTTTTTTPTSINDSLQFASGGNDNLVCIWDARNVTTPIFSKSNHKAAVKALSWCPYQSTLLATGGGSTDKTINFWNTTTGARVNTIETGSQISSLNWGYANGTGLEIVATHGFPSNSISLFNYPTLQKTGEIINAHDTRILNGCLSPDNLTLATVAGDENLKFWSLFDLYKNNKRDYNHLRHGQDRDNDYDDDDGVSDVNGLNNDDNDGGGHDSKRIKKMMNLR; from the coding sequence ATGTCATTGGTATCTCCTAACAGTAAACCCACGATTTtcaagaataataatattcttCTAAAAAATGACTCCATCGATCCACCCACCAAATCCAAAAGTCCAACCAGAAAACCTTCCAATGTGTCATTATCAGCGGCACCATCAGCCAACAATGCATCAATTTCACCATCTAAAAGACATTATCTTCAACAAATGAGTCCAAATATTTCCAACAGAACAGTTCATTTGCCTAATGATACACCTTTAAAGCAACAATCTTTGAAAAGatcatcaatatcttcttcaaattctGGTGCTGGTGTTGGTGCTAGTGCAGAAGTTGCCGCTGATTCTTCATCGACAACAACCATTAAACCCATTGCAAAACCAACATCAAAATTTCAACGACCACAATTACCGCCATCATTACGACCACCAATTAATGGTAGATCCAAAACAGCAATCTTACCTTCTCTCTCCAAATCAACATCGAGtttaacaacaactcaTTCACTGACACAATCATTATCTAATCCATTTATTCTACGTCGAGCCAATTCACTCATAAGTCAAGGTGgatcttcatcattatcagatttacatcaacaacaacaatcatcaacaacatcttCTGATCGATTTATTCCATCTCGATACAATTCAGTTACTGGTAAACTAGATACATCTAATGAAGTACCATTACCTAATGCTGCCCCAGAAGTACATATTAAGGCACAAActtcaaaaatttatcaacatcatGTAGCTGAAGCATGTGGATTAGAAATGAATTCgagaatattattatatcaaCCATTACCACCAGAACGGAAAAAACCTGTGAATTTAGTTCGACAATTATCTAATCAATCATCAAGTTTAACACCAGGTGCATCTAATATACCAAATTCTCAATTGTTTAGAACAAGTTTTTTAACTAAATCAGGGACATTAACACCTTCAGCTGCAGCTGCAAGAGCCAATAAAATACCCAATGCTCCAGAAAGAGTTCTTGATGCTCCTGGgttaattgatgatttttatttgaatttattagcATGGTCTCTGACAAATTTATTAGCCATTGGGTTAGAAGATGCAGTTTATGTATGGAATGCATCTACTGGATCTGTTGGACTTTTATGTGAACTTGCCGATAAAACTTTGGTAACATCATTAAGATGGTCACAAGATGGTTCATATATTTCTATTGGTAAAGATGATGGATTAATTGAGATTTGGgatattgaatcaaatagTAAATTACGAACATTGAATTGTGATAATCATTTAACTCGAATTGCTCTGCAAAGTTGGAATCAACATGTTTTAACTAGTGGATCAAGAATGGgtcatatttatttttctgaTGTTAGAGTGGCTAATCATTTAgttaataaaaatcaagaaGCTCATTCTGCAGAAATTTGTGGTATTGAATATCGTCCTGTTGgaaccaccaccaccactactactcCTACTAGTATTAATGATTCATTACAATTTGCAAGTGGTGGGAATGATAATTTAGTATGCATTTGGGATGCGAGAAATGTTACTACaccaatattttcaaaatctaaTCATAAAGCTGCTGTTAAAGCATTATCTTGGTGTCCTTATCAATCAACATTATTAGCGACTGGTGGTGGATCTACtgataaaacaattaatttctGGAATACCACCACTGGAGCTAGAGTAAATACCATTGAAACTGGTTCACAAATATCTTCATTAAATTGGGGGTATGCTAATGGTACTGGATTAGAAATTGTGGCAACTCATGGATTCCCTAGTAATagtatttctttatttaattatcCAACGTTACAAAAAACTGGTGAGATAATTAATGCTCATGATACAAGAATATTAAATGGTTGTTTATCTCCTGATAATCTTACTTTAGCAACTGTTGCTGGtgatgaaaatttgaaattttggtcattatttgatctttataaaaataataaacgGGATTATAATCATTTACGTCATGGTCAAGATCgtgataatgattatgatgatgatgatggtgtCAGTGATGTTAATGGattaaataatgatgataatgatggtggtggtcaTGATagtaaaagaattaaaaaaatgatgaacCTTAGATGA
- a CDS encoding calcipressin-like protein, putative (Similar to S. cerevisiae RCN1;~In S. cerevisiae: protein involved in calcineurin regulation during calcium signaling; has similarity to H. sapiens DSCR1 which is found in the Down Syndrome candidate region), translated as MPRKPTNTLIITNIDDSLLSNPQPIISILGDQPYMIELIVLMKFKRILLYCQTSKIATKTKTFLLNQWETTIGGNTISISYSLKDNSRILNSDDDEEEEESHGVGGRFLDIPKDLEIKRFLISPPASPHSEWDDWDKVEEGPNETNIHDYLWEKLKTHENEEKERSINDDDDDECDNIEQMELPKIVLNATDN; from the coding sequence ATGCCAAGAAAACCGACTAATACATTAATCATTActaatattgatgattcattattatcaaatcctcaaccaataatttcaatattggGTGATCAACCATATatgattgaattaattgtattaatgaaatttaaacgaattttattatattgtcAAACTTCCAAAATCGCCACCAAGACGAaaacatttttattaaatcaatgggaaacaacaattggtGGAAATACAATATCAATTAGTTACAGTTTAAAAGATAATAGTAGAATACTAAATctggatgatgatgaagaggaggaagaaTCACATGGAGTAGGGGGAAGATTTTTGGATATACCGAAAGATCTTGAAATTAAACGATTTTTAATCTCACCACCAGCTTCACCACATAGTGAATGGGATGATTGGGATAAAGTTGAAGAAGGACcaaatgaaacaaatattcatgattatttatgggaaaaattgaaaactcatgaaaatgaagagaaagagagaagtataaatgatgatgatgatgatgaatgtgacaatattgaacaaatgGAACTTCCGAAAATTGTTCTTAATGCAACTGATAATTAA
- a CDS encoding proteasome-interacting protein, putative (Similar to S. cerevisiae CIC1;~In S. cerevisiae: essential protein that interacts with proteasome components and has a potential role in proteasome substrate specificity), producing the protein MAKTRSKSAAAATTTAAKASPTAAKVTKSKVIKPSSSPSKTTKNKSVKKTTTKKTTPKQEEEKKEEIVETVTENSSLIPEEITEKAISELKKYITRQSQQEIESKDSKKSKLFDEDEDDEDDKQNESFYLTIDSKKFWSSKPQFKPKSIKLTKPLYENNQNSTSNSNNDIIVDNNICLIIRDELIKSIDELNELDNSQSLSQISQIIPLNSIKTEYKSFEKKRELYHQFKIFLIDEAILNIMPNTLGKVFYSKGSSNDKIPIPIKVTATKTDSESQSNGKQLSIVTLTNQLNKVLNSTYYLPPIGNNITIKIGKIKFDNNDLIANINDVVKSLDLDTIKSIHVKTSTSPAIPLFYTKSLSQ; encoded by the coding sequence ATGGCTAAAACAAGATCTAAATCAGCAGCTGCTGCTACCACTACTGCTGCCAAAGCTTCTCCAACTGCAGCTAAAGTAACCAAAAGCAAAGTTATCaaaccatcatcatcaccatcaaaAACCACCAAGAATAAATCAGTAAAGAAAACTACCACCAAGAAGACTACACCTAagcaagaagaagaaaaaaaagaagaaattgtgGAAACTGTTACCGAGAATTCAAGTTTAATTCCTGAAGAAATCACTGAAAAGGCAATTagtgaattgaaaaaatatataaccAGACAATCACAACAAGAAATAGAATCCAAAGATTCCAAAAAATCGAAATTgtttgatgaagatgaagatgatgaagatgataaacaaaatgaatCCTTCTACTTGACTATAGATTCTAAAAAATTCTGGTCTTCTAAACCTCAATTcaaaccaaaatcaatcaaattaacCAAACCATTATATGAAAACAACCAGAATTCCACTAgcaatagtaataatgatataattgttgataataatatatgtTTAATTATTCgtgatgaattaattaaatcaattgatgaattaaatgaattagaCAATAGTCAATCATTATCACAAATTTCTCAAATTATTCCATTAAATTCTATTAAAACtgaatataaatcatttgaaaaaaaacgagaattatatcatcaatttaaaatttttttaattgatgaagctatattaaatattatGCCTAATACTTTAGGTAAAGtattttattcaaaagGTTCATCTAATGATAAAATCCCTATTCCAATAAAAGTCACCGCCACAAAGACAGATTCAGAATCACAATCTAATGGTAAACAATTATCAATAGTTACCTTGactaatcaattaaataaagtATTAAATAGTACTTATTATTTACCACcaattggtaataatattacTATTAAAATTGggaaaattaaatttgataataatgatttaattgctaatattaatgatgttGTAAAAAGTTTAGATTTGGATactattaaatcaattcatgTGAAAACTTCAACTTCTCCAGCAATCCCATTGTTTTATACTAAATCCCTTTCACAATAA